A single window of Pirellulales bacterium DNA harbors:
- a CDS encoding PEP-CTERM sorting domain-containing protein: MRATGFYVEMLFTMVVLFASSNFSQAMILSTSAAVSVISPPANVSEGKMESNTTIWAFPEEQNVTLAQDLAVDVSLPGTSPLNGVQNLTPGNIGAGNSVSSYFVHFDAVGAPTNAVTASGSITFDQNIVGLIVLTATLEDSNTGLGFPGTIYDNAISGEGAEGLEIVGGGLGKDSNDQITLSADRHTVSFSFRDTGSADDFRVVTSVPEPSTLFLVLAGAAFLGAWRWRRSRYFNSKPSTTVADLGACNAAGSSAS; encoded by the coding sequence ATGCGCGCAACGGGCTTTTATGTCGAAATGTTGTTTACCATGGTTGTTCTTTTCGCATCGTCCAACTTCAGCCAGGCAATGATCTTAAGCACCAGTGCGGCTGTCAGCGTTATCAGTCCACCGGCAAACGTCTCAGAAGGAAAAATGGAGAGCAATACGACCATTTGGGCTTTCCCGGAAGAGCAGAACGTTACCTTGGCGCAGGATTTGGCCGTCGACGTCTCGCTGCCCGGCACCTCGCCGTTGAATGGAGTTCAGAATTTGACGCCGGGAAATATTGGAGCGGGCAACAGCGTCAGCAGCTACTTCGTCCATTTCGACGCAGTTGGCGCACCGACGAATGCCGTCACCGCGTCCGGCTCGATTACCTTCGATCAGAACATTGTAGGGCTGATCGTTTTGACGGCGACACTGGAAGACTCCAATACGGGTCTCGGATTTCCCGGAACAATCTACGACAACGCTATTAGCGGAGAGGGTGCCGAAGGGCTTGAAATTGTAGGCGGCGGACTTGGAAAGGACTCCAACGATCAAATCACGCTCAGTGCCGATCGTCATACCGTGTCGTTCAGCTTTCGCGACACTGGCTCAGCTGATGATTTTCGCGTCGTGACAAGCGTGCCGGAGCCGTCGACACTGTTCCTTGTACTCGCAGGTGCTGCATTTCTCGGTGCGTGGCGGTGGCGGCGCAGCCGCTATTTCAACTCCAAGCCCTCGACAACGGTCGCGGACTTGGGAGCTTGTAACGCGGCAGGCTCATCGGCTTCCTGA
- the mobF gene encoding MobF family relaxase, producing MLRITQNTHVNGAKGYYSTADYYSEGQELTGRWCGAAALRLGLQGEVRQADWDTLCDNLHPQTGDQLTARLRADRTIGYDFNFHVPKSVSLLYATTRDERILEAFRDAVDGTMHDMEAEISARVRKGGKNENRTTGNMAWGEFIHFTSRPVDGVPDPHLHAHCFVFNTTFDEQEQAWKAGQFRELKRDAPYFEAVFHSRLTHQLADLGLPIERTKKGWELSGVNKDLIDKFSRRTALIEEKAREMGIDDADAKAELGAKTRSRKAKDLTLPELQDLWRDRMSAGELAVLANLEQRLGGDAEPADSGASARAIEYAKSHVFERKSVVPERQFLTTALWHSVGEATAEEVQREAQTADLIIGTRHGRQMVTTPEVLAEEKRVIQFAREGRGACAPFARHYDECRRDWLNESQKRAVQHLVESRDRVMLVRGAAGVGKTALMQETVEAIEARGTKVFAFAPSADASRGTLREAGFKDADTVARLLVDEKLQQQIAGQVLWIDEAGLLGMKTMSQVFNLAEKHDARVLLSGDRYQHGSVERGAALRLLEQEAGLVPAEVKEIQRQSGAYKAAVKALAEGRGEEGFRHLDELGWIHESADDERYKHMAADYVQAVEHGKTALVVSPTHAEGNRISAEIRRTLYETGKLRGDARNFQVLENAGLTEAERSDLVNYGAGDVLVFHQNGKRFGRGDRLSAAAGRALPLDQASRFQVFHSSTLELAPGDAVRITRNGMTADQKHRLNNGAIYKVKEFDADGNIVLGNGWTVDKDWGFLAYGYVVTSHASQGKTVDRVFVGQAAESFAASSREQFYVSASRAREQVNIYTDDKDSLLEAVSRSDERVTAIELVNGTPQRQLAERRELERSAEKAASERRELTHER from the coding sequence ATGCTACGCATCACGCAGAACACACATGTCAATGGCGCGAAGGGCTACTACTCGACCGCCGACTACTATTCCGAGGGGCAGGAACTCACCGGCCGCTGGTGCGGCGCGGCTGCACTCCGCCTGGGCTTGCAAGGAGAGGTGAGGCAAGCTGACTGGGACACGCTGTGCGACAATTTGCATCCGCAAACCGGCGATCAATTGACCGCCAGACTGCGAGCGGACCGGACGATCGGCTACGATTTCAACTTCCATGTGCCCAAGAGCGTGTCGCTGCTCTACGCGACAACGCGCGACGAGCGGATCTTGGAGGCCTTCCGCGATGCCGTGGACGGCACGATGCACGACATGGAAGCTGAAATATCGGCTCGTGTGCGCAAAGGGGGCAAGAATGAAAACCGCACGACCGGCAACATGGCCTGGGGCGAGTTCATCCATTTCACGTCGCGCCCGGTTGATGGCGTCCCCGATCCGCATCTGCATGCCCATTGCTTCGTGTTCAATACGACGTTCGATGAACAAGAGCAGGCCTGGAAGGCGGGGCAGTTTCGCGAGCTGAAACGGGATGCGCCGTATTTTGAGGCAGTGTTCCATTCGCGTCTAACGCATCAACTGGCCGACCTTGGGCTGCCAATCGAGCGCACCAAGAAGGGCTGGGAACTCTCAGGGGTTAACAAGGACCTCATTGACAAATTCTCGCGGCGAACGGCGCTGATCGAAGAGAAAGCCCGCGAGATGGGAATCGACGACGCCGATGCGAAAGCGGAGCTGGGGGCCAAGACGCGCTCGCGCAAGGCCAAGGACCTGACGCTCCCCGAACTACAGGACCTTTGGCGGGACCGCATGTCAGCTGGAGAGCTGGCGGTTCTGGCCAATTTGGAGCAAAGGCTTGGCGGCGACGCCGAACCGGCGGACAGCGGTGCCTCGGCGCGGGCGATCGAGTACGCGAAGAGCCACGTATTTGAGCGAAAGAGCGTAGTGCCGGAACGCCAGTTCCTAACCACGGCACTGTGGCACTCGGTCGGCGAAGCGACCGCCGAAGAGGTGCAGCGCGAGGCACAGACGGCAGACCTCATCATTGGAACGCGCCACGGCCGACAAATGGTGACGACGCCCGAAGTTCTTGCCGAGGAGAAGCGAGTCATCCAGTTTGCGCGCGAAGGGCGGGGCGCCTGCGCCCCGTTTGCCCGGCACTACGACGAGTGCCGTCGCGATTGGCTCAATGAATCTCAGAAACGGGCAGTACAGCACCTGGTCGAGTCGCGCGATCGCGTGATGCTTGTTCGCGGCGCCGCCGGCGTCGGCAAAACGGCATTGATGCAAGAGACGGTCGAAGCGATCGAGGCAAGGGGAACCAAGGTGTTCGCTTTCGCGCCGTCGGCCGATGCAAGCCGCGGCACGCTACGCGAGGCGGGGTTTAAGGACGCCGATACCGTGGCCCGCCTCCTGGTCGATGAAAAGTTGCAACAGCAGATCGCGGGGCAAGTCCTCTGGATCGACGAAGCCGGCCTGCTTGGCATGAAAACGATGTCGCAGGTCTTCAACTTGGCTGAGAAGCATGACGCGCGGGTGCTTCTTTCCGGCGACCGTTATCAGCACGGCTCGGTAGAACGCGGAGCCGCCTTGCGGCTGCTGGAGCAAGAGGCGGGCCTGGTGCCGGCCGAGGTCAAAGAAATCCAGCGTCAGTCGGGCGCCTACAAGGCAGCGGTCAAAGCACTGGCGGAGGGTCGCGGCGAGGAGGGGTTTAGGCATCTCGACGAGCTGGGCTGGATTCATGAATCGGCGGACGATGAACGCTACAAACACATGGCCGCCGACTACGTCCAGGCGGTCGAGCACGGTAAAACGGCGCTGGTGGTATCGCCGACGCATGCCGAAGGCAATCGCATCTCCGCCGAAATCCGCCGAACCTTGTACGAGACAGGCAAGCTCCGCGGCGACGCGCGGAATTTCCAAGTGCTCGAAAACGCCGGTCTCACCGAGGCCGAGCGCTCCGACCTGGTCAATTACGGCGCCGGCGACGTGCTCGTCTTTCACCAAAACGGTAAGAGATTTGGTCGCGGCGATCGGCTGTCGGCCGCCGCTGGCCGCGCCCTACCGCTCGACCAGGCGTCGCGGTTCCAGGTCTTTCATTCGTCGACCTTGGAATTGGCCCCGGGGGACGCGGTGCGGATTACGCGTAACGGCATGACGGCCGATCAGAAGCATCGGCTCAACAACGGCGCCATATATAAGGTCAAGGAGTTCGACGCCGACGGCAACATCGTGCTGGGCAACGGCTGGACAGTCGACAAGGACTGGGGGTTCCTCGCCTACGGCTACGTGGTGACCAGCCATGCCAGCCAGGGCAAAACCGTCGACCGGGTGTTCGTGGGACAGGCGGCGGAATCCTTCGCCGCCTCGTCGCGCGAGCAGTTTTACGTCTCTGCATCACGAGCCCGCGAGCAGGTAAACATCTATACCGACGACAAGGACTCTTTACTGGAGGCGGTCAGCCGTTCGGATGAGCGGGTGACGGCGATCGAACTGGTCAATGGCACGCCGCAGCGCCAATTGGCCGAGCGGCGCGAGCTGGAACGAAGCGCGGAAAAAGCGGCGAGCGAGCGCCGGGAGCTAACCCATGAAAGATAA
- a CDS encoding ParA family protein, with product MKSCYPLKMIITIANSKGGVGKSTLAVHLAAWLHEQGCRVTLADCDTQQSSSEWIREAVPGVKAVRLDNPDVILNELPNLSQDADFVVADGPGSQTETSRALLLRADLAIVPCKASMLEIRALAKATEVLRQAQDIRKGVPKAVIVLSMIGMHYRLTKDMKDAAAALSLPLATNAMILRQIYADAPGQGAVVWNMGARARDAANEVDGLFREILPDVAKNRVTTKRHVTKA from the coding sequence ATGAAATCGTGCTATCCGTTGAAGATGATTATTACGATCGCGAATTCCAAAGGCGGTGTCGGCAAGTCGACACTCGCCGTCCACCTGGCGGCATGGCTCCACGAGCAGGGATGCCGTGTCACGCTGGCCGATTGCGACACGCAGCAATCAAGCTCTGAGTGGATTCGCGAAGCAGTACCGGGGGTTAAGGCCGTTCGCCTGGATAACCCCGACGTAATCCTCAATGAATTGCCGAATCTAAGCCAAGATGCCGACTTCGTCGTAGCCGATGGTCCGGGAAGCCAGACCGAGACCAGCCGGGCGCTGCTCTTGCGCGCCGATCTGGCAATCGTGCCGTGTAAGGCAAGCATGCTGGAAATCAGGGCGTTGGCCAAGGCTACTGAGGTACTTCGGCAGGCCCAGGATATCCGCAAGGGAGTCCCCAAAGCAGTCATAGTGCTGAGCATGATTGGCATGCACTACCGACTAACCAAAGACATGAAAGACGCCGCCGCGGCGCTATCGCTACCGCTCGCAACCAATGCGATGATCCTGCGACAGATTTATGCCGACGCACCGGGGCAAGGAGCCGTCGTCTGGAACATGGGGGCGCGCGCCCGCGATGCTGCCAACGAAGTCGACGGGTTGTTCCGCGAAATCTTGCCGGACGTGGCCAAGAACCGCGTCACCACCAAACGACATGTAACGAAAGCGTAG
- a CDS encoding replication/maintenance protein RepL has product MTDERQAEQQIVEIPTNQLSVKRGFPIYRTNPSVPSANGIPTRSRRFQVPGGKASMIVDNSTGEIKGIGGMGFWWEEEVDTTRFVKLFLDGIKQATGLSKTGIQVFELVYHQMRANPGSDEIKLNQYVAKDHGMSDRTYQRGVRELLEKEFLYRSASDGVFFVNIRFMFNGDRLAFVKSYHLKGSSRQHELPLAEVPSLSAPSD; this is encoded by the coding sequence GCGCCAAGCAGAACAGCAGATAGTTGAGATACCGACAAACCAGCTCAGCGTGAAGCGGGGCTTCCCCATTTACCGCACGAATCCGAGCGTTCCCTCTGCGAATGGAATACCGACGCGTAGTCGGCGGTTTCAGGTGCCAGGTGGCAAGGCCTCGATGATCGTCGATAACAGTACCGGCGAGATTAAAGGCATTGGCGGAATGGGATTCTGGTGGGAAGAGGAGGTCGACACGACCCGGTTCGTAAAACTCTTCCTTGATGGGATCAAGCAGGCCACTGGCTTGTCGAAGACCGGCATCCAGGTGTTTGAACTGGTCTATCACCAGATGCGCGCCAACCCCGGCTCCGATGAAATCAAGCTGAACCAGTACGTCGCAAAAGACCACGGGATGAGCGACCGCACCTATCAGCGGGGCGTGCGAGAGCTGCTGGAGAAAGAATTCTTGTACCGCAGCGCCAGCGATGGGGTCTTCTTCGTCAACATCCGATTCATGTTCAACGGCGACCGCCTGGCATTCGTCAAATCCTATCACCTCAAAGGCTCCAGCCGGCAACATGAATTGCCGCTGGCCGAGGTGCCGTCCCTCTCCGCACCTTCTGACTGA